Part of the Thiohalophilus sp. genome is shown below.
TGTGGTATTCGATCCGCAGCGGATCGGTTACGGACAACTGTTGCAGACGTTCTGGGAAGGACACGATCCCACCCAGGGAATGCGTCAGGGCAACGATGTCGGCACCCAGTACCGCTCCGGCATTTACACCTACAGTACAGAACAACGTGAGTCGGCCGAAGAGAGCCGGCACCGTTATCAACAGTGTTTGCAGGAGGCGGGCCGCTCAGCCATTACCACCGAGATCCGTGAGGCACCGGAATTTTATTACGCCGAGCATTATCACCAGCAATATCTGGCCAAAAATCCCGGTGGTTATTGCGGGCTGGGAGGCACGGGAGTGCGCTGTCCGGCGTTGACGTCCGTCTGAAGATTGTCGCGCTGCGGCCCTTTAAAAGCCGGTGGCTTGTCGGACGTTGTTGCAGTTTTCGATATACCGGGAGAGGGCCCGCTCGGCCATCTGCCGGGTGCTGAAGGGTCCGCGATCCATCCCTTCCCGGCAGGCGAAATACCATTGGCTGCCGATATTAAAAAAACGCCCGCTACGAAAGGGAACCGGCCGGGTTTCCCCGTGGCGTGGTGTACGGATTTCGCTCATACCTGTCTCCTCCTCGAATGGTGCGTGATGCAAACTCTATAGAGTACCTATAGCCAACAGCTGGTGAAAAATCAATCAGTGGGAAATCAGGCCGGACGGGTGGTGCTATCCCGGTGACCAGCGGTCAAACACCCGGTTTTTTTAACAGAAGGTTTCCAGATCCCGGCGCACCGCCGGCTCGGCGTTCTCGCACAAAATCAGCGAGGCGCTGGTGTGATGCACAAATATATGGCACAACCCGGTCTCGATGCCGGCGTTCTCGACCACCTTGCGCACACTGGCGGTAATGTCATAGGTCCCCCGGCCACGGGTGGAAACCGAAAACTGCTCTTGTGCCAACATGGGCTGTTTATCCGTATGAATGTCGAGCCATTATAAGTGAGCCGGGTGGCGGATTGAACCACTCCTCACCGGGCGAGCCGCCTGCTCCCGCGCAGGATCTTTTTCCCAGGTCGCCTTGTGGTTCCCTGCTCGATTGCCTATACCTTGTAACAAGAGGTGCGTTAATCGGCATTGCCGGGAGGTAGTTATGCGCGCAATCCAGATTCATTTTCACGATACACTGGACAATCAACAACGGGATCAGCTTCGCAACGAGCTGATGGCACTGCCCCATGTCAGCAATGTCGAAGTCGAGGCAAGCAAGGAGCATGATATGCTGATCGAGTTCGAGGAGCGGCACAATATGCCCATGAGCATCATGGATGTGTTGCATAATCAGGGGCTGCACCCGGATATTACCGCCTGTTGAATTCAAACCCCCGCGTCGTTGTCAGAAAACGCGCCGAACGGCGCGTTTTTTGTTTCGGCGCTGTTTGAATGGGTTGCTCGGCGGTTTTCCGCGCCGCTAATTCATGCTAAAAAATATGAATTGGAAAGAAGGGCAGGGCAATGAATACAAGGAGCTCCCGGCAGGTTTACCATGTCCGATGAGGTGATTGTCTATAGCGGCGAACAACTGGCCCGTTATCATTTCGGCGCCGATCATCCCTTCGGCCCGAAACGCCATGACGCCTTTGTCGAGCGCTTCAAACAGAAACAGCTGGATCGACAGGTGAGTCATGGCGAACCGGCCGCTGCCAGCCGGAAGGATATCGAACGTTTCCACATCCATGAGTATGTGGAGGAGGTCAGAACCGCCTCCGAGATCGGCGGCGGCATGCTCGACCCGGATACCCCGGCGGTCAGGGGCATTTACGACGCCGCCGCTACCGTGGTCGGCACCGGCCTGGCGGCGCTCGACCAACTTATGCAAGGTAACTACAAACGCGCCTTCGTTCCTATCGCCGGCTTGCACCACTCCTATCGGGATCGCGCTGCCGGCTTCTGCGTGTTCAACGACTGCGGCGTGCTCATCGAAACCCTGCGTGAGGTCTATGGTATCCAGCGGATCGCCTATGTCGATATCGACGCCCATCACGGCGACGGGGTGTTCTACAGCTTCGAATACGATCCGAACGTATTTATCGTCGACGTGCATGAGGATGGCCGTTACCTTTATCCCGGCAGTGGCTCCTCGAATGAAACCGGCAAGGGCGATGCCGGGGGCACCAAGCTGAACATCCCCATGCCGATGCAGGCCGATGATGAGACGTTTCTCGATGTCTGGCCCGAGGCGGAAAACTTCCTGGCGCAGAAAAAGCCCGAGATGATCCTGCTGCAATGCGGCGCCGACAGCCTCAAGGGCGATCCCATCACCCATCTGCACTACAGCGAAGCCACTCACGCCCACGTGACCCGGCGCCTGTGTG
Proteins encoded:
- a CDS encoding DUF6316 family protein codes for the protein MSEIRTPRHGETRPVPFRSGRFFNIGSQWYFACREGMDRGPFSTRQMAERALSRYIENCNNVRQATGF
- a CDS encoding YjbQ family protein yields the protein MLAQEQFSVSTRGRGTYDITASVRKVVENAGIETGLCHIFVHHTSASLILCENAEPAVRRDLETFC
- the msrA gene encoding peptide-methionine (S)-S-oxide reductase MsrA yields the protein MFAAIKNTAMPDPAEAPPGREEPMPVPDAHFVNGAPLLPPYPAGLQMALFGMGCFWGVERIFWQLPGVYTTAVGYAGGYTPNPTYQEVCSGMTGHNEVVRVVFDPQRIGYGQLLQTFWEGHDPTQGMRQGNDVGTQYRSGIYTYSTEQRESAEESRHRYQQCLQEAGRSAITTEIREAPEFYYAEHYHQQYLAKNPGGYCGLGGTGVRCPALTSV